From the Leptolyngbya sp. O-77 genome, one window contains:
- a CDS encoding glucokinase, translating into MTRLLAGDIGGTKTILRLAEVHSDEGPIRLQTLHERRYVSAEYLDLVPMVRAFLADAETCMGCSPDIEKACFAIAGPVVNNTSVLTNLSWTLEGDRLSRELCIPNIGLINDFEAVGYGVLGLSSDDYDTLQIGKPQPNAPIAVIGAGTGLGQGFLIPQGGVYYVYPSEGGHADFAPRSELEFQLLKYLLDKLNINRLSAERVVSGQGIVSIYQFLRDRQLAEESPDIGAKILTWEREAGKAEKSVDPGAVISLGAQAGDRLCQQTMTLFASAYGAEAGNLALKLLPFGGLYIAGGIAAKNLDVLKAGGFMEAFLDKGRMSPLLEQIPVHVVLNSQVGLIGAAVRAARL; encoded by the coding sequence ATGACTCGACTTTTAGCAGGCGACATCGGCGGCACCAAAACGATTCTGCGGCTGGCAGAAGTCCACAGCGACGAGGGCCCGATTAGGCTGCAAACGCTCCACGAGCGGCGCTACGTCAGCGCCGAATATCTGGATCTGGTGCCGATGGTGCGGGCGTTTTTGGCAGATGCCGAAACCTGCATGGGCTGTTCGCCTGACATTGAGAAAGCCTGCTTTGCGATCGCCGGGCCCGTGGTCAACAATACCTCCGTGCTGACCAATCTCTCCTGGACCCTGGAGGGCGATCGCCTCAGTCGGGAACTCTGCATCCCCAATATTGGGCTGATCAATGACTTTGAAGCCGTTGGCTATGGTGTACTGGGGCTAAGCAGCGACGACTATGACACGCTCCAGATCGGTAAGCCCCAGCCCAACGCCCCCATTGCTGTGATTGGCGCGGGCACCGGCCTGGGGCAGGGCTTCTTGATTCCTCAGGGAGGTGTCTACTATGTCTATCCATCTGAGGGTGGCCATGCCGACTTTGCGCCCCGCTCAGAATTAGAATTTCAACTGCTGAAGTATTTGCTGGATAAGCTGAATATCAATCGCCTGTCGGCCGAGCGGGTGGTGTCGGGGCAGGGGATTGTGTCGATTTACCAGTTTTTGCGCGATCGCCAGCTTGCCGAAGAGTCGCCCGACATCGGCGCGAAAATCCTCACCTGGGAGCGCGAGGCGGGCAAGGCAGAAAAATCCGTCGATCCGGGCGCGGTAATTTCCCTTGGCGCTCAGGCGGGCGATCGCCTCTGCCAGCAAACCATGACCCTGTTTGCCTCTGCCTACGGAGCCGAAGCAGGCAACCTAGCGCTGAAGCTGCTGCCCTTTGGCGGCCTCTACATCGCAGGCGGCATCGCCGCCAAAAACCTGGACGTGCTGAAGGCGGGCGGCTTTATGGAGGCGTTTCTCGACAAGGGGCGCATGAGTCCGCTGCTGGAGCAAATCCCGGTTCACGTCGTGCTGAATTCTCAGGTGGGGCTGATTGGGGCAGCCGTGAGAGCTGCCCGCCTTTAG
- a CDS encoding DUF389 domain-containing protein, whose protein sequence is MANFWESVKAFQRGRVDLEQLERLHREMLSESVPDTPYLVMVITSCAIATFGLLSNSAAVIIGAMIIAPLMSPIRALAFGALEGNILLVRRSATSVLLGTLLALAIAWLLGRVVGIASFGGEVLARSSPNLLDLGVAVAAGGVSGYAKINPKVSASLPGTAIAVALMPPVCVIGLGLSQGDWGLSLGATLLYVTNLLGITLSCMLTFLLAGYTPIEQAQKALLWAFTFTGLLLVPLGLSFVQMVQQNQLEATLKRALLTRTATFQRVQLVDSDINWFTQPPEVRLTVRSQEPITPRQVELLEEFVSRELRRPMTLIFAVSQVEEVRRKPYKP, encoded by the coding sequence ATGGCGAATTTTTGGGAGAGCGTGAAGGCCTTCCAGCGGGGGCGGGTCGATCTGGAGCAGCTTGAGCGCCTGCATCGCGAGATGCTGAGCGAGTCAGTGCCCGACACGCCTTATTTAGTGATGGTGATTACTTCTTGTGCGATCGCCACCTTTGGGCTGCTGTCCAACAGCGCGGCGGTGATCATCGGCGCGATGATTATCGCGCCCCTGATGTCGCCGATTCGGGCGCTGGCGTTTGGGGCGCTGGAGGGCAACATTCTGCTGGTGCGGCGATCGGCGACATCAGTCTTGCTGGGAACGCTGCTCGCCCTGGCGATCGCCTGGCTATTGGGGCGCGTCGTGGGCATTGCCAGCTTTGGCGGCGAGGTGCTGGCCCGCTCCAGTCCCAACCTGCTGGATCTGGGTGTGGCGGTAGCGGCTGGCGGGGTGAGCGGCTACGCCAAGATTAATCCCAAAGTTTCGGCCTCGCTGCCGGGAACGGCGATCGCCGTGGCGCTCATGCCGCCCGTCTGCGTCATCGGGCTGGGTTTGTCGCAAGGGGACTGGGGCCTCAGCCTGGGGGCAACGCTGCTGTATGTCACCAACCTGCTGGGCATCACGCTGTCCTGTATGTTGACCTTTTTGCTGGCGGGCTATACGCCTATCGAGCAAGCGCAAAAAGCCCTGCTGTGGGCCTTCACCTTTACTGGGCTACTGCTGGTTCCGCTGGGCTTGAGCTTTGTGCAAATGGTGCAGCAAAACCAGCTTGAGGCCACTCTAAAACGAGCGCTGCTCACGCGCACGGCGACCTTTCAGCGCGTGCAACTGGTCGATAGCGACATCAACTGGTTTACCCAGCCCCCCGAAGTGCGGCTTACAGTGCGGAGCCAGGAACCCATCACCCCGCGCCAGGTAGAACTGCTAGAAGAATTTGTGAGTCGGGAGTTGAGACGGCCGATGACGCTGATTTTTGCCGTCAGTCAGGTTGAAGAAGTCCGGCGTAAACCCTATAAACCCTAG
- a CDS encoding DUF456 domain-containing protein, translating into MVYLYWILVAVMLVGVIGSVAPAIPGIGLIALAIAVWGLVNGFTGLGIPLSVAVVCLVVGTGVDFLATYLGAKKAGASKWGQLGAVVGLLLGVFGLLPALPFGGPFLGLLIGPIAGAILGEFLFRKDLWLAIKAGLGIVVGSLIGRLVQFILAIATFAVFLWTTLPTITAAPGVA; encoded by the coding sequence ATGGTCTACCTCTACTGGATTCTTGTTGCGGTAATGCTGGTGGGCGTGATTGGCTCTGTTGCGCCTGCGATTCCGGGAATTGGGCTGATTGCGCTGGCGATCGCCGTTTGGGGACTCGTCAATGGATTTACTGGACTGGGCATTCCCCTGTCGGTGGCAGTGGTGTGTCTAGTGGTGGGCACGGGGGTCGATTTTCTGGCCACCTACCTGGGCGCAAAAAAGGCCGGTGCCAGCAAGTGGGGGCAGCTTGGCGCAGTTGTGGGGCTGCTGCTGGGCGTGTTTGGGCTGCTGCCCGCGTTGCCCTTTGGCGGCCCGTTTTTGGGACTGCTAATTGGGCCGATCGCTGGGGCGATTTTGGGTGAGTTTCTATTTCGCAAGGATTTGTGGCTGGCGATTAAGGCAGGTTTAGGAATTGTAGTCGGGTCGCTGATTGGGCGACTGGTGCAGTTCATTCTGGCGATCGCCACCTTTGCGGTTTTCCTGTGGACGACGCTACCCACCATAACGGCGGCTCCGGGTGTCGCCTAA